One window from the genome of Jiangella alba encodes:
- the pknB gene encoding Stk1 family PASTA domain-containing Ser/Thr kinase, with protein MDLSVSDAPVGRLLDGRYRIEALVARGGMATVYKATDTRLDRPVALKIMHAELAADDDFVARFIGEARAVAQLSDPNVVNVFDQGEDDGAVYLAMEYIHGRTLRDVLHERGRLGADLALEVAESVLSALASAHRAGIVHRDVKPENVLVGNDGRVKVADFGLARANSSSSKTTRGLLGTVSYISPEQALGERATPRSDVYSAGIMLYELLTGKTPHEGPTDFVVVRSHIDDDVPPPSEAVPLPRAVDDLVLTATAREPMERYADASAFLNAIRSTRAAIVGAPLPEPDDDPELTAAHAEPRDSAGVTLDEALAGTVLAGQVGRAEADEPDEPSRPDDDADEPGDATAEDRWAGEDSHPGSTRLIDAPLSIRFTEDDTGEEAAVAAAPTGSRAARQAEARARTSSHRRTEQARGRRGLYLFLFVLLLAIGVATAAWWYGSGRWDSTPSLLGLTAEQAEARADDSGFNAVNGGEQYSESVEAGQVVSTEPAPGERLLGGAEITYVLSLGPERYEVPELVGQTVDQANELAAPLSMTVRVEDEVYHDEVEAGLILTQSIEPGEQVRRDTEVVVTVSRGPQPLEIEDFTGRSGEEAQAALAEAGFTVNRQEQTSEDVEAGVVISQDPATGSGFRNDEITIVVSSGPELIEVPNVRGERVEKAEEILREAGFVPEAVDLFPEFGSNGRGDRVQNQEPAAGERLPRGSTVRIIYF; from the coding sequence ACGCTACCGGATCGAGGCGCTCGTCGCCCGCGGCGGAATGGCCACGGTCTACAAGGCCACGGACACCCGGCTGGACCGCCCCGTCGCGCTGAAGATCATGCACGCGGAGCTGGCCGCCGACGACGACTTCGTGGCCCGGTTCATCGGCGAGGCCAGGGCCGTCGCGCAGCTGTCCGACCCCAACGTCGTCAACGTGTTCGACCAGGGCGAGGACGACGGCGCCGTGTACCTGGCCATGGAGTACATCCACGGCCGCACGCTGCGCGACGTCCTGCACGAGCGGGGGCGGCTGGGCGCCGACCTCGCGCTCGAGGTGGCCGAGTCGGTGCTGTCGGCGCTGGCCTCGGCGCACCGGGCCGGCATCGTCCACCGTGACGTCAAGCCCGAGAACGTGCTGGTCGGCAACGACGGACGGGTGAAGGTCGCCGACTTCGGGCTGGCCCGGGCCAACAGCAGCTCGTCGAAGACGACCCGCGGCCTGCTGGGCACCGTCAGCTACATCTCCCCCGAGCAGGCGCTCGGCGAGCGGGCCACGCCGCGCTCGGACGTCTACTCCGCCGGCATCATGCTCTACGAGCTGCTCACCGGGAAGACACCGCACGAGGGCCCGACGGACTTCGTGGTGGTCCGCAGCCACATCGACGACGACGTCCCGCCGCCGTCCGAGGCGGTCCCGCTGCCGCGCGCCGTCGACGACCTCGTGCTGACGGCCACGGCGCGCGAGCCGATGGAGCGCTACGCCGACGCCAGCGCGTTCCTCAACGCCATCCGCTCCACCCGCGCGGCCATCGTCGGCGCCCCGCTGCCCGAGCCCGACGACGACCCCGAGCTCACCGCGGCGCACGCCGAGCCGCGCGACTCCGCCGGCGTCACCCTCGACGAGGCGCTGGCCGGCACCGTGCTGGCCGGCCAGGTCGGACGGGCCGAGGCGGACGAGCCGGACGAGCCGAGCCGGCCCGACGACGACGCGGACGAGCCCGGCGACGCGACCGCCGAGGACCGCTGGGCCGGCGAGGACAGCCATCCGGGCTCGACGCGCCTCATCGACGCACCGCTGTCGATCCGGTTCACCGAGGACGACACCGGCGAGGAAGCGGCCGTCGCCGCCGCGCCGACCGGCTCGCGGGCCGCCCGGCAGGCCGAGGCGCGCGCTCGCACCAGCAGCCACCGCCGCACCGAGCAGGCCCGCGGCCGCCGCGGCCTGTACCTGTTCCTGTTCGTCCTGCTGCTGGCCATCGGCGTCGCGACGGCGGCGTGGTGGTACGGGTCGGGACGGTGGGACTCGACGCCGTCGCTGCTCGGCCTCACCGCCGAGCAGGCCGAGGCGCGCGCCGACGACTCCGGGTTCAACGCGGTCAACGGCGGCGAGCAGTACTCCGAGTCGGTCGAGGCCGGACAGGTCGTGAGCACCGAACCGGCGCCCGGGGAACGGCTGCTCGGCGGCGCCGAGATCACCTACGTGCTGTCGCTCGGCCCGGAACGCTACGAGGTCCCGGAGCTGGTCGGGCAGACCGTCGACCAAGCGAACGAGCTGGCGGCGCCGCTGTCGATGACGGTCCGCGTCGAGGACGAGGTCTACCACGACGAGGTGGAGGCCGGGCTGATCCTGACCCAGAGCATCGAGCCGGGCGAGCAGGTGCGCCGCGACACCGAGGTCGTCGTCACCGTCAGCCGGGGTCCGCAGCCGCTGGAGATCGAGGACTTCACCGGCCGTTCCGGCGAAGAGGCGCAGGCCGCGCTCGCCGAGGCCGGCTTCACCGTCAACCGGCAGGAACAGACCTCCGAGGACGTCGAGGCCGGCGTGGTCATCTCGCAGGACCCCGCCACCGGCAGCGGTTTCCGTAACGACGAGATCACGATCGTCGTCTCGTCCGGGCCGGAATTGATCGAAGTTCCGAATGTGCGCGGCGAAAGAGTGGAAAAGGCCGAGGAAATCCTCCGCGAGGCGGGCTTCGTACCCGAGGCGGTCGACCTCTTCCCCGAGTTCGGCAGCAACGGCCGCGGCGACCGCGTCCAGAACCAGGAGCCCGCGGCCGGTGAGCGACTGCCGCGCGGCTCGACCGTCCGCATCATCTACTTCTGA